In one Bryobacteraceae bacterium genomic region, the following are encoded:
- a CDS encoding tetratricopeptide repeat protein, which yields MEFVLGFLLIATLMTIVFPKLVADSMANSRPVRCLSTVFMLAFAGVSQRTPMTAAEQDWGRTFSAGDFTVTMDITGTMDSAASISLDELMTEKVVPKEARKLFEKALKSDRKGKHEEALERVRAAIAIAPNFFQAHAALAVAYMKRGQTNEAEREVDVSLRLNPDYVPGQEILGLVLLSQGNLREAAEILDHVVEMAPSRKTAHYYLGQALLRMGNPGASSEHLKRAEFLLRHPPQPFPTERSDWLDPTTLLLRPQRFPRF from the coding sequence GTGGAGTTCGTCCTTGGTTTTCTGCTAATTGCCACATTGATGACGATTGTGTTTCCGAAACTGGTGGCAGACTCGATGGCGAACTCGAGACCGGTGAGATGTTTGAGCACGGTTTTCATGCTTGCGTTCGCAGGCGTCAGCCAGAGAACCCCCATGACTGCTGCCGAACAGGATTGGGGGCGTACCTTCAGCGCGGGGGACTTCACCGTAACTATGGACATCACCGGCACGATGGACAGTGCAGCGTCAATCTCGCTGGACGAATTGATGACCGAGAAAGTTGTCCCCAAAGAGGCCCGGAAACTGTTTGAGAAGGCGCTGAAGTCGGATCGCAAAGGAAAACACGAGGAAGCATTGGAACGTGTAAGGGCAGCGATTGCGATCGCTCCCAACTTCTTTCAAGCTCACGCAGCCTTGGCAGTGGCCTATATGAAGCGCGGGCAGACGAACGAAGCGGAGCGCGAGGTTGATGTCTCACTTCGGCTGAATCCGGACTACGTGCCCGGGCAGGAGATTCTCGGACTGGTTCTGCTGTCCCAGGGAAACCTCCGGGAAGCTGCCGAAATCCTCGACCACGTTGTTGAGATGGCCCCGAGCCGAAAGACGGCACACTATTACCTCGGCCAGGCGCTGCTTCGAATGGGAAATCCAGGTGCCTCCAGCGAGCACCTGAAGCGGGCGGAGTTCCTCCTTCGCCATCCTCCTCAACCATTCCCGACGGAGCGCTCGGATTGGCTGGACCCTACGACTTTACTGCTAAGGCCTCAAAGGTTCCCGCGATTCTGA